A section of the Cloacibacillus sp. An23 genome encodes:
- a CDS encoding metal-dependent transcriptional regulator yields MFMQESGEMYLETILVLKNKNGSVRSVDVARALSFSKPSVSRAIGILKDDGYVTVEDNGELNLTEEGLARAGAIYERHRYITKFLADVLGVPHDTAESDACRIEHIISQETFDKVKEYLARGNY; encoded by the coding sequence TATGCAGGAATCCGGCGAAATGTATCTCGAAACTATACTGGTGCTGAAAAATAAAAACGGTTCTGTGCGCTCCGTGGACGTGGCGCGCGCTCTTTCCTTCAGCAAGCCCAGCGTGAGCCGGGCCATCGGCATACTGAAGGACGACGGCTACGTCACCGTCGAGGACAACGGCGAGCTGAACCTCACAGAAGAAGGGCTCGCGAGGGCCGGGGCCATCTACGAGCGCCACCGCTACATAACGAAATTTCTCGCGGACGTGCTCGGGGTGCCGCACGATACGGCGGAGTCGGACGCATGCCGCATAGAGCACATAATCAGCCAGGAGACCTTCGACAAAGTCAAGGAGTACCTTGCGCGCGGCAACTACTAA